The Sphingosinicella flava genome includes the window GGGCGAAAGGATTGTCGTCATTGGCCGACAGGAATGCGAGATCGCCCGCGCTGCGGTCCGCCTCGACGATGACCGGCGCGGAAAAATCGCGATTGATCGACAGGATGGGGCGTTCGCCGATGCCGTCGAATATCACTTCCTGCGCGACGCCTTCCAACACGATCAGCCGGTCGGCATATTTCTCGCCCGTCAGGTCGCCGAACAAGGCGACCTTGAGCGGTACCGGCATCGGCTGCTTGCTGTCCTGACCGGGTGTCGGCGGCACGGCCTGCTCCAAGGTGAGATGCGCGCGTCCTGCGGCATCGTCATGGCGCAAGCTGGCGGTGATGCGCGGCGTTCCGGCTTGCGCATACCAAAGGCGGAAGCGCGAGAGATCGACGCCGTTGGCATCTTCCATCGCCTTCACGAAATCCTCGCATGTCGCCGCCTCCCCATCGTGCCGTTCGAAATAGAGGTCGGTGCCGCGCCGGAAGCCTTCGCCGCCCAGCATGGTGTGCATCATGCGGATGATCTCGGCGCCCTTATCGTAGATGGTCGCCGTGTAGAAATTCGAAATCTCGATATAGGATTCGGGGCGGATCGGGTGGGCGAGCGGCCCGGCATCCTCGGGAAACTGGATGGCGCGAAGGGCCCGGACATCCTCGATCCGCTTCACCGCCGCGCTGCCCTGATCGGCCGAGAACTGCTGGTCGCGAAAGACGGTGAAGCCTTCCTTCAACGACAGCTGAAACCAGTCGCGGCAGGTGACGCGGTTGCCCGACCAATTGTGGAAATATTCGTGCGCCACGACGCCCGCGACGGCATCGTAATCGGCATCCGTCGCCGTGTCGGGATCGGCGAGGATGTAACGCGAATTGAAGATGTTGAGGCCCTTATTCTCCATCGCGCCGAAGTTGAAATCGCTGACCGCGACGATGTTGAACACATCGAGATCATATTCGCGGCCATAGACTTTCTCGTCCCAGGCCATCGACGCCTTCAGCGCGGCCATCGCATGATGAGTCTTGGGCAGGTCTTCGGGCCGCACCCAAATGCCGAGATCGACGGTGCGCCCGCTCTGCGTCACGAAGCGGTCGCGATTGGCCTGTAGGTCGCCCGCGACCAGGGCGAAGAGATAGCAGGGCTTGGGGTAAGGATCGTTCCATTCCGCATAATGGCGTCCGCCTTCCAGATCGCCCGACCCGACCGGGTCGCCATTGGCGAGCAGCACCGGGTAAAGCGCCTTGTCCGCGCTCATCCGCACCGTGTAGCGGCTCAGGACATCGGGCCGGTCGGGGAAGAAGGTGATGCGCCGGAATCCTTCCGCCTCGCATTGCGTGCAAAGAATGCCGCCCGAGGCATAAAGGCCCATGAGCTGGGTGTTGGCGGCAGGCTGGATTGCGACGGTCGTCTCGACGCTGTCGCCGCTGTTGACGCCCTCGACGATCAGCATATCGCCATCCAGCGCATAATCGGCCGGGGCGCCATTCACCCGCACATCGAGCAGCGTCAGATTCTCGCCGTCGAGGCGAAGCGGGGCGCCTTCGGCTCCATTCCGTTCGACCGTCAGCCGGGAACGGACGAGGGTGCGCTCGGCGCCGAGATCGAAATCGAGGTCGATCGAGGGCACCAGCCATTCGGGCGGGCGATAATCCTCGCGGCGAGTAGGGGCGGGCGCGGCGGCTTGGGTGGTCTGAACGTCGAGCATCCAGGCGATGTAGGCCCTGCCCCGTTCCCCCGCAATGATCGGGCGCAAACAGCCTTAAGGCTGGCTCAGCCGGAAGTATTGCGCTCGCGAAGGGCGATGAACAAGCCGGAGAGCGCAAGGACGCCGCCCGCCAGCGCGAGGGGGGTCCAGACATAGCCTTCGAACATCGTGGATAGCGCCATGGCGATGATCGGCACGATCAGGCTGTTATAGGCGGCTTTTGCGGGCCCCACAGCCCGGATGATCCCGAAGTAAAGGGGGAAGGCCAAAGCCGATGCGAACAGGCCGAGATAAAGAACGCCAGCAATATAGGAAAAGCGATAGTCGACGACCGGAGGCCCTTGGGTGGCGAGGGCAAGGGCGGCATCGGCGATGACGCCGTAGAACATGCCCCAGGCGATCATGCTCGCCATCGGCCGCATGCGCAGCCGCTCCGAAGCCTGGAGCACGTTCGAAACGGAGGCCGAGAGAACGCCGCAGATGGTGAGGCCGATGCCGAGCCAAATCTCGGAAGGTGCGACAGCGCTGGTCCGCATTTCCTGCACGAAAAGCAGGGCGATGCCCGCGACCGCGATGGCCGATCCGATCAGGAACCCTCGCGTGATGCGATGTTTCAGGAACAGCCAGCCCAGCGTCGTATTAGGCACCATCAAGAGCGCGAAGACGACCGCGACGAGGCCCGACGTCACATGATGCTCGGCCGCATAGACGAAATTGAAATTGAGGAAGAATTGCGGAATTCCGAACATGAGGGCGAGCTTGTGCCCCTCCGGTCCGATCCGCAGCGAGGCGCCGGTGAGCCGCGCATAAGCGAACATGGCCGCGGCGGCGATGACGAAGCGGTAGGTGACGGACCAGATGGCGGGAACGACGCCCAACTGGTCGCGGATGACCAGCCAGGTCGACCCCCAGATGAAGGTGATGACGATGAAGGGGGCGAAAACCCTCGGGTCGCGGAAGCTGCCGCCCCCGGCGCTCACAAGGCCTCGATCGCGGCGGCGAGCGCGTCGATATCCTCTTCCCTTTGGTCCCAACTCACGACCAGCCGTATTTCGCCCGGCGCCCAATTGTAGAAATCGAAACCTTTCGCGCGCAGGCCCGCCGCTTCTTCTTGGCTAACCTTCAGGAACAGCTCGTTCGCCTCGACCGGATGCACGAGCCTCTTGCCCGCCGCCCCGGCAACGCGCTGGGCGCCCGAATTGGACGCGCGGGCATTGCGAAGCCATACATCGTCCTTCAGCATCGCCAGGATCTGCGCGGCCATGTAGCGGCCCTTGGACAGCAAATGCCCGGCCCGCTTGCGGCGATAAAGCGTCGCCCGCGCCTCCGCCTCATGGCCGAAGAAAATGAGCGCCTCGGCCGACATGCCGCCATTCTTCACAAAGCCGAAGGAGAGGACATCGACCCCCGCCTTCCACGTCACCGCGGCGGGCGTGCAATCAAGCGTCGCGACCGCATTGGCAAAACGCGCGCCATCCATGTGGAAGCCCAATTTCTTCGCCTTCGCGATCGCACCCAGCGCCGCCACCTCGTCCGGCGTGTAGGCAAGGCCATATTCGGTCGCGTTGGTGATCGACAGGGCATGCGGCTGCACCCAGTGGACGCCGTCCGGCATCCGCTCCAGCATGCTCTCCACCGTCTCCGGCGACAATTTCGCGCCAGCGCCTTCGCCCAGGATGAGCTTCGCGCCATTGGTGTAGAATTCGGGCGCGCCGCATTCGTCATTCTGGATATGCGCGTCGCGGTGGCAGAGAATGCCGCCATAAGGCGGACAGAGCGCGGCGAGCGCCAGCGAATTGGCGGCCGTGCCCGTCGATACCCACAAGGCTTTCACCTTCGTCTCGAACAGATCGGAGAAAGCGGCGTCGAGCGCCTGGCTCAACGCATCCCCGTCATAGGCGGTGTCATGATGATTGGCGGCGTGAAGCGCCTCCATCACTTCCGGGCAGGCGGAGGCGGCATTGTCGGAAAAAAAGCGCATGGCCGCGCCATAAATGGGTCGCCGCAAAGGTCAACGAGGGATCGGCTCAAGCCCCCCCTTCTTCTAATTGCTTGAGCAGGGATGTCATGAGATGCCAGAAGGATCGGTAGAATGCCGCGCCTGGCACCCAACTGGCATGAAACCATACCTCCATTTCATCGTCCGAGGACATTGCAAGCGGATTGAGCAACAAAACAGCATCGTCTTCTTCAGTCGACTTATAGTAAGGGCTAAGCTGGATGGTTGTCGCGATTTGGCGACTGTGGCGATCGCCGCCTTCGGACCACACGGCGATTTCTTCCACATGCTCCTGCTTGAAAGGGACGATTTCTTCTACTGGAAGGATTGACGAAATCGACCAAGCCGGACTCCGCCACCCATTCGATACTTTGTAAAAAGCCCGCAAAGAGGGCGGGAAGCGCAGGCCCAGCCGCGACTCCGCTTCGGCGATCGCGCTTTCTGGGGCGGGCTCTTCTCCTAGCCAGCGTTTTTTGATCTGAGTGAGGGATAATCTTTCCCTGATATCCTCGTCGGCGATCGCAGCATCGGACATTCGCTGAAGCAGGGAACGCCATTGGGGCTCCGTGACGGCCGCAGCGCCTTCGCCATGCACCTCATCCGAAGCGCCCGAATCCATAGCATGACCGCCGAACATCCCGGCTATTTGCGCGGGCGTCAGCATATCGCCTTCCAGCGGCGCTCCGGCAAAACCTTCTGCAAAATCGATTAGCGCCTTCTGATCGGGCTGAAGAGAATTCATCTTCTTCAAAGAACCCAGCCATTTGGAAAAATAATTGGATTCCGTCATGATTACTGCCCCTTTTTGTTGGGGGCACGTTTATCCCCCTCAACCTCGTTACGAAGACGAAGTTAATAGGATATTGCGGCGGTCTCTTGCCGGAATCATTCATCAGTCGGGAAGGGTCCGATGGTGCTGCCGGTGAGGATTGAACTCACGACCTCAGCCTTACCAAGGATGCGCTCTACCACTGAGCTACGGCAGCATCGCCATCGGCGAGGCGGCGCTATGCGGGGGGTGTCCCGATATGTCAAGGCGGCTTGCGGCGAAGGGCGGCATGCGGCTAGCCAACCCTCATGAGCAAGGACGATCCCGAAAAGGCCCGCCGTCTCGCCGAGGCGCTCCGCCAGAACCTCCGCCGCCGCAAGGCGCAGGCGCGAGGCACCTCAAATCCAGCCAAGGGCCACCGCGACGCCGAGGACTATGGCGACGGCGGCCGCGAGGGTTAAGCCGCGCCGCCGCATCACAGCGCCGCGCATTGGGCGCGGAGCCAGGCCAGCGGTTCGCCGTCCAGTTGCGGAGCGACGATGTCCAGCACCTTCCGGTGATAGGCATTCACCCAGTCCCGTTCGGCCTCACTCAGCAGCGCAACGTCGATCAGCGCCGGATCGAGCGGCGCGAAGGTGAGCGTTTCGAAGGTCAGCATGCTCTTTTCCGCGCCCGGAACATCGGCGGGGACGACCAGCACCAGATTTTCGATCCGGATGCCATATTCGCCCGTCTTGTAATAACCGGGCTCGTTCGAAAGCATCATGCCCGCGCGCAGCGGTTCGTCCGATCCCGCCTGGCTGCTGCCCGCCTGGGTGATGCGCTGCGGCCCTTCGTGAACGGAGAGATAGGAGCCGACGCCATGGCCGGTGCCGTGCGCGTAATCGAGACCTGCGGCCCAAAGATATTGCCGCGCCAGCGTATCGAGCTGCACCCCGCGCGTGCCGGCCGGGAAGACCGCGGTGGCGAGCGCGATATGCCCTTTCAGCACGCGGGTATAGCGATCGCGCATTTCTTGGCTGGGCGTGCCGACCGCGACGGTGCGGGTGACGTCGGTCGTGCCGTCCGGATACTGGCCGCCCGAATCGACGAGATAGAGCGAGTTCACCTCGATCTTCCGGTTCGTCTCTTCGCTCGCCTTGTAATGGACGATGGCGCCGTTCGGCCCCGCGCCTGAAATCGTGTCGAAGCTGAGGTCGCGCAGGTCGCCGCCCTGACGCCGGAAATCCTCCAGCTTGTCAGACGCAGTGAGCTCGTTGAGGCCGCCTTTCGGCGCTTCGAGTGACAGCCAGTGGAGAAAGCGGACGAGCGCCGCGCCGTCGCGCGCTTGGGCGGCTTTGTGCCCGGATATTTCCGCCGCATTCTTAATTGCTTTGGGCAGGACGGCGGGATCGCGCTGGCGCATCACCTTGGCGCCCGCGCCCTCCAGCGCTTCGAAGATGGCCGCGACCGCACGTTCGGGGTCCGCGACGACGGCTTTGCCGCCGAGCGTGCCGAGATAGGATTCGAAATTGCTCCGCTCATGCAGCCGCACGCCGTTGCCGAGATGCTGGCGCACATCGTCGCCCACCTTCTCGCCCGCGACGAAGAGATCGGCGGTGCCATCGTCATGCACGACGGCGAAGGACAGAGCGACGGGCGTGTGGCTGACGTCGACCCCTCTTATGTTGAACGTCCAGGCGATCGAATCGAGGGCTGAAAGAATGGCGGCATCGGCGCCTTCGCCTTTCAGCCAATCCGCCATGTCCTGCCGCTTCGCCGCCGAGGATTTGCCCGCCAGCGCATCCGGATGGACGATCAGCCGCGCCTTGGACGGCTCAGGCCGGTCGGCCCAGACGGCATCGATGGGATTGCGCGGCACCGCGACCAGTTGGGCGCCCTTGTCCGCCAGCGCCGCCCGCGCCTTCTTCACCCAGTCGCTGGTGTGGAGCCAGGGATCGTAGCCGATCCGCGCGCCATTTTGGGCATGTGCCTTCAGCCAATCGGCGATGCTGGTTTCCGGCACCGATTGGTAGCTCCAATATTTGCCGTCCACCTGATCGCGCACCTGCAAGGTATAGCGCCCGTCCGTGAAGATCGCCGCTTCCTGCGGCAGCACGACCGCCGCGCCCGCAGAGCCCTTGAAGCCGGTCAGCCAGGCCAGGCGCTGGGCATAGCTTCCGACATATTCGCTCATATGCTCGTCGGTCAGCGGCACGACGAAGCCGTCGAGACGGTCGGCATCGAGTTGGGCGCGGAGGGCCTTCAAGCGATCTTCATAGCTGGACATGGGCGGCTTTCCGATTGAAACTGCGCTTCAGATAGGCCGATCCGGCACGTTTCGCCACCGGGTCCGTATCAAGGGGGCAACATCCATGCGTTTCGCGCTTTCTCTCCTTCTCCTCGCTGCGTCTGCCGCGGCGATCGCTCAAGACACGAAAGAAACGATGACCGAAGCCAGCACCACACCGCCCAGGGCCGAAAAACGCGCTTATTCCTACGAACGCCACGGCTATACGATCGAGGATCCTTATTTCTGGCTGAAGGACCAGGGCTATCCCAAGGTCGATGATGCCGATGTGCTCGCCTATCTGAAAGCCGAAAACGCCTATTTCGACGCGCACATGAAGCCCCATGCGGCACTCGTCGAAACCCTGTTTCAGGAAATGAAGGGACGCGTGAAGGAAGACGATTCCTCCGTGCCGCTGAAGGACGGCGACTGGCTCTACTGGTGGGCTTTCAAGCCCGGCGCGCAATATCGCACATGGTATCGCAAGCCGGTCTCCGGCGGTGCCGACCAAGTGATCTTTGACGAGGTCGCGGAGGCAGCCGGGAAAGACTATTTCCGCCTCGGCGCGATGCAGGTGAGCCCGGATGGAAGGCTCGCCGCCACCCTGGTCGACGATAACGGGTCCGAACGCTTCAAGCTCAAGATTCGGGATCTCGCGACCGGCAAGG containing:
- a CDS encoding DMT family transporter, with the translated sequence MSAGGGSFRDPRVFAPFIVITFIWGSTWLVIRDQLGVVPAIWSVTYRFVIAAAAMFAYARLTGASLRIGPEGHKLALMFGIPQFFLNFNFVYAAEHHVTSGLVAVVFALLMVPNTTLGWLFLKHRITRGFLIGSAIAVAGIALLFVQEMRTSAVAPSEIWLGIGLTICGVLSASVSNVLQASERLRMRPMASMIAWGMFYGVIADAALALATQGPPVVDYRFSYIAGVLYLGLFASALAFPLYFGIIRAVGPAKAAYNSLIVPIIAMALSTMFEGYVWTPLALAGGVLALSGLFIALRERNTSG
- a CDS encoding threonine aldolase family protein; translated protein: MRFFSDNAASACPEVMEALHAANHHDTAYDGDALSQALDAAFSDLFETKVKALWVSTGTAANSLALAALCPPYGGILCHRDAHIQNDECGAPEFYTNGAKLILGEGAGAKLSPETVESMLERMPDGVHWVQPHALSITNATEYGLAYTPDEVAALGAIAKAKKLGFHMDGARFANAVATLDCTPAAVTWKAGVDVLSFGFVKNGGMSAEALIFFGHEAEARATLYRRKRAGHLLSKGRYMAAQILAMLKDDVWLRNARASNSGAQRVAGAAGKRLVHPVEANELFLKVSQEEAAGLRAKGFDFYNWAPGEIRLVVSWDQREEDIDALAAAIEAL
- a CDS encoding SMI1/KNR4 family protein, whose protein sequence is MTESNYFSKWLGSLKKMNSLQPDQKALIDFAEGFAGAPLEGDMLTPAQIAGMFGGHAMDSGASDEVHGEGAAAVTEPQWRSLLQRMSDAAIADEDIRERLSLTQIKKRWLGEEPAPESAIAEAESRLGLRFPPSLRAFYKVSNGWRSPAWSISSILPVEEIVPFKQEHVEEIAVWSEGGDRHSRQIATTIQLSPYYKSTEEDDAVLLLNPLAMSSDDEMEVWFHASWVPGAAFYRSFWHLMTSLLKQLEEGGA
- the pepN gene encoding aminopeptidase N, which encodes MLDVQTTQAAAPAPTRREDYRPPEWLVPSIDLDFDLGAERTLVRSRLTVERNGAEGAPLRLDGENLTLLDVRVNGAPADYALDGDMLIVEGVNSGDSVETTVAIQPAANTQLMGLYASGGILCTQCEAEGFRRITFFPDRPDVLSRYTVRMSADKALYPVLLANGDPVGSGDLEGGRHYAEWNDPYPKPCYLFALVAGDLQANRDRFVTQSGRTVDLGIWVRPEDLPKTHHAMAALKASMAWDEKVYGREYDLDVFNIVAVSDFNFGAMENKGLNIFNSRYILADPDTATDADYDAVAGVVAHEYFHNWSGNRVTCRDWFQLSLKEGFTVFRDQQFSADQGSAAVKRIEDVRALRAIQFPEDAGPLAHPIRPESYIEISNFYTATIYDKGAEIIRMMHTMLGGEGFRRGTDLYFERHDGEAATCEDFVKAMEDANGVDLSRFRLWYAQAGTPRITASLRHDDAAGRAHLTLEQAVPPTPGQDSKQPMPVPLKVALFGDLTGEKYADRLIVLEGVAQEVIFDGIGERPILSINRDFSAPVIVEADRSAGDLAFLSANDDNPFARYEAMQQLMLDTLLGAIRNGAADSGPVTEAVRRTLSDPNLDPAFIAEAVLMPSEAFIGDQMEMVDPNAIHIAREALRADLGADLERLWRDLYAATTANRFEYSPAAKGARRLRTVALSYLMAGGAEDAAALARQQFDAADNMTDRQGALGVLVNSDAPEREAALAAFYDRYRGNALVIDKWFSVQALSTRPDTGAVVKALADHPDFTLSNPNRLRALIGGFAANQCALHVADGSGYRFLADMILAVDKLNPQTAARLVPPLGRWRRFDADRADKMKAELSRILAADDLSKDVFEQVSKSLG
- a CDS encoding aminopeptidase P family protein — protein: MSSYEDRLKALRAQLDADRLDGFVVPLTDEHMSEYVGSYAQRLAWLTGFKGSAGAAVVLPQEAAIFTDGRYTLQVRDQVDGKYWSYQSVPETSIADWLKAHAQNGARIGYDPWLHTSDWVKKARAALADKGAQLVAVPRNPIDAVWADRPEPSKARLIVHPDALAGKSSAAKRQDMADWLKGEGADAAILSALDSIAWTFNIRGVDVSHTPVALSFAVVHDDGTADLFVAGEKVGDDVRQHLGNGVRLHERSNFESYLGTLGGKAVVADPERAVAAIFEALEGAGAKVMRQRDPAVLPKAIKNAAEISGHKAAQARDGAALVRFLHWLSLEAPKGGLNELTASDKLEDFRRQGGDLRDLSFDTISGAGPNGAIVHYKASEETNRKIEVNSLYLVDSGGQYPDGTTDVTRTVAVGTPSQEMRDRYTRVLKGHIALATAVFPAGTRGVQLDTLARQYLWAAGLDYAHGTGHGVGSYLSVHEGPQRITQAGSSQAGSDEPLRAGMMLSNEPGYYKTGEYGIRIENLVLVVPADVPGAEKSMLTFETLTFAPLDPALIDVALLSEAERDWVNAYHRKVLDIVAPQLDGEPLAWLRAQCAAL